One genomic region from Patescibacteria group bacterium encodes:
- a CDS encoding methionyl-tRNA formyltransferase, which yields MKKNLKIIFFGTPHFAAVVLDRLKKSGIEIALIITAPDKPKGRKLVVTPSEVKVWAHDNEVDVLQPDDLRDEDFLEDLKNTDWDLFIVTSYGTILPKEILDIPKYGTLNVHPSLLPKLRGASPIISAIIRDEKKTGVSIMLVDEKMDHGPIIAQASIEIESWPPRASLLSEMLATEGGNLLAEVIEPFVAGEITPEAQEHNEATYTEKIKKEDGLIDLSLDPHENLRKIRAFEGWPGTYFFTKKEGKEMRVKIMDARLKDAKLEITRVIPEGKREMDYEDFLRG from the coding sequence ATGAAAAAAAATCTTAAAATTATATTTTTCGGCACTCCTCATTTTGCCGCTGTTGTCCTTGATAGACTCAAAAAGAGCGGAATCGAGATTGCCCTTATAATAACAGCTCCTGACAAACCAAAAGGGAGAAAGTTGGTCGTGACCCCATCTGAAGTTAAGGTGTGGGCACATGATAATGAAGTTGATGTACTCCAACCAGATGATCTTCGCGATGAAGATTTTCTAGAAGATTTAAAAAATACCGACTGGGATTTATTTATTGTGACTTCATATGGAACCATTCTTCCAAAAGAAATACTTGATATTCCAAAATACGGCACACTCAATGTTCACCCATCACTTCTCCCTAAACTCCGTGGAGCTTCCCCTATAATCTCAGCAATAATTAGGGATGAGAAAAAAACAGGTGTCAGTATAATGCTTGTTGATGAAAAAATGGATCACGGACCCATTATAGCTCAAGCAAGTATAGAGATTGAAAGCTGGCCTCCTCGTGCAAGTCTGCTCTCGGAAATGTTGGCAACCGAAGGTGGCAACCTATTGGCTGAAGTAATTGAGCCGTTTGTTGCAGGGGAAATAACACCTGAAGCACAGGAACACAACGAAGCAACATATACTGAAAAGATAAAAAAGGAAGACGGTTTAATAGACCTCTCTCTCGATCCTCATGAAAACCTGCGGAAAATAAGAGCGTTTGAAGGATGGCCCGGTACTTATTTTTTTACTAAGAAAGAAGGAAAGGAAATGAGGGTAAAAATAATGGACGCGC
- the def gene encoding peptide deformylase, translating to MVTIVQKGSLILRKVAKEVPQNEISSKKIQKLIREMSEVLARQEDGIALAAPQVSKSIRLFIISGKALKEERVTKENPEKNLIFINPIIVKRSNKKNIIDEGCLSVRGVYGKVKRAEKVTLCAYDENGKKIEHGGSGLIAQIFQHEIDHLDGILFIDKTSDTWDIPVTHEKKS from the coding sequence ATGGTCACAATAGTCCAAAAAGGAAGTTTGATATTGAGAAAAGTGGCTAAAGAGGTGCCACAAAATGAGATATCCTCCAAAAAAATTCAAAAACTCATAAGGGAAATGAGTGAGGTTCTTGCTCGACAAGAGGATGGTATCGCTCTTGCCGCACCACAGGTTTCAAAATCCATTCGCTTATTTATTATATCGGGGAAAGCGTTGAAAGAAGAGAGGGTAACCAAAGAGAATCCTGAAAAAAATTTGATATTTATAAATCCAATTATTGTAAAACGTTCAAATAAAAAAAATATAATCGACGAAGGATGCTTGTCTGTACGAGGAGTGTACGGTAAAGTCAAACGAGCTGAAAAAGTTACTCTGTGTGCTTATGATGAAAACGGAAAGAAAATAGAACATGGAGGTAGTGGACTTATTGCACAAATTTTCCAGCACGAAATTGACCACTTAGATGGAATACTTTTTATAGATAAAACATCTGATACTTGGGATATACCTGTTACGCATGAAAAAAAATCTTAA